The following coding sequences are from one Microbulbifer sp. TB1203 window:
- a CDS encoding MotA/TolQ/ExbB proton channel family protein — MNSLLNKEYLTVSKKRFDPITVVFSVGLLVAVLFNAVGMDLGAGAGSQELILFNDFRSFFFVVGGTLGVLLFQFDLETLVKTLILVLRSFFANPVKHLNPTIEELDETIIKSRSIMDLREGKEITGELLNDIIYMIRQKLFYEEIEDFVGNRIATIFMGRKTAAALLNKGAKVAPALGLLGTVIGLIEVLQSLDDPASIGPAMSLALMTTAFGSVLGSLVFTPLAGRLEHHNSIYVETHKLLMNRISVLIRREDRLLDITKMNRKVDET, encoded by the coding sequence GTGAACAGCCTGCTCAACAAAGAATACCTGACCGTATCGAAGAAGCGCTTTGATCCCATCACCGTAGTGTTCAGCGTCGGCCTTCTGGTGGCCGTGCTGTTCAACGCAGTGGGCATGGATCTCGGCGCGGGCGCCGGCTCCCAGGAGCTTATTCTCTTCAACGATTTCCGCAGCTTCTTTTTTGTGGTGGGCGGCACCCTTGGTGTTCTCCTGTTCCAGTTCGATCTGGAAACACTGGTGAAAACCCTCATCCTGGTATTGCGCTCCTTCTTTGCCAATCCGGTCAAGCACCTGAACCCGACCATTGAGGAGCTGGACGAAACCATCATCAAATCCCGCAGCATCATGGACCTGCGGGAGGGCAAGGAAATCACCGGCGAGCTACTCAACGACATCATCTACATGATCCGGCAAAAGCTCTTCTATGAGGAGATCGAGGATTTTGTCGGCAACCGGATCGCCACTATTTTTATGGGCCGTAAAACCGCCGCAGCGCTGCTCAACAAGGGGGCCAAGGTCGCACCGGCGCTCGGCCTGCTGGGTACCGTCATCGGCCTGATCGAGGTGCTGCAGTCCCTGGACGATCCCGCCAGCATCGGTCCGGCCATGTCCCTGGCCTTGATGACCACCGCATTCGGCTCGGTTCTGGGTTCACTGGTTTTCACGCCGCTCGCCGGCCGGCTGGAACATCACAACAGTATTTACGTGGAAACCCACAAGCTGCTTATGAACCGGATCAGCGTACTGATCCGCCGGGAAGATCGCCTGCTGGACATCACCAAAATGAACAGGAAAGTCGACGAGACATGA
- a CDS encoding Ig-like domain-containing protein, whose translation MKRFNGLIWRASIALLLPFFVISPINAIAYCSAQGNNTNYEWIDEVSIAGTTHASGKDNGYADYTNELFHLSEGANSITLTPGFNGSAYTENWKIWIDFDNDTIFSDEEAVFSGASNSELNGSISIPNNAVNGTTRMRVALRYGGAPQPCGSFTYGEVEDYTVYLDTTDVTSPTIVSKSPAADAVDVSLDSIIAVTFSEDIDPLTVGDSSISVTGNGYNIPGTVTHDGNLLTFSANQFLDFSTVYTVTVSPTLQDLAGNPLLQNDVWSFTTAAPDTTAPSVLWTSPEDGASDISNNYVVQVRFSEPMDPASINTSTFTITDGIADVSGSVVLASDEMTVQFYSDQPFDYLTTYTGTITTGVQNASGIELEHNHTWSFTSREYQPDYCSSYASNYSDAWVAAVQVGSYTHSSPSQPGTGYSNHTGTIFELSRHFSREIDLTPGYNLSPYTTYWRVFIDWNQDGSFTSDEIVFSDSGDASVTGSITTPDNALAGNTRMRVSMQSGGYPGPCGTLSSGEVEDFRINIPDPVADTTPPSVNAVTPTDGAANIPVNSSISVTFSEEMDVDTLSVGALTLESESGTVDMVSAYDPQLDQVVFMPVYDLEYGTVYTATLHNSVADVAGNAMTADFNWSFETAVEPISTYVVSGAVSAQGVGIVGVTVSASGDSLLSTTTDANGQYALTALPPGSYTITPSKSGYSFSPANVGVTITDSDISAVDYTATASPTAFVNGDFEQGNFSGYNSYTTSDGVFNKGIVSFDIDQDGANSTTAYFSVGTDSLNSMGTQQGGGIYQNVGLGDGDLYVTMDIAASASSNNGSGGLFELYFDGELMDSHDFDGITSGITEYATLSFELPNTNAGNHEIRIQVTRPYMQTNVTNYLDNITLTGSSVQ comes from the coding sequence ATGAAGCGTTTTAATGGATTGATATGGAGAGCCTCCATTGCTTTACTTCTACCTTTCTTTGTGATTTCTCCAATTAATGCCATCGCTTACTGCAGTGCTCAAGGCAACAACACCAATTATGAGTGGATAGATGAGGTCTCGATCGCTGGCACCACTCATGCATCGGGAAAAGACAACGGCTACGCCGACTACACGAATGAGCTATTTCATCTATCGGAGGGGGCAAACAGTATCACGTTGACACCTGGCTTTAACGGGTCTGCCTACACAGAAAATTGGAAAATCTGGATTGACTTCGACAATGATACAATTTTTAGCGACGAAGAAGCTGTGTTCAGTGGGGCATCGAATAGCGAACTAAACGGCAGTATAAGTATTCCCAATAACGCGGTTAACGGCACAACTCGCATGCGAGTGGCCCTTCGGTATGGCGGGGCGCCGCAACCCTGTGGAAGCTTCACATATGGAGAGGTGGAAGACTACACTGTTTATCTCGACACAACGGACGTCACGTCACCCACTATCGTGTCGAAATCACCCGCCGCGGACGCTGTAGACGTTTCGTTGGATTCCATTATTGCTGTTACCTTTTCCGAAGATATTGATCCTCTGACAGTGGGTGATTCAAGTATTTCAGTAACCGGCAATGGGTATAACATTCCCGGCACGGTGACTCACGATGGGAATCTGCTAACTTTCTCCGCGAATCAATTTCTAGACTTTTCAACTGTTTATACCGTAACGGTATCCCCTACACTACAGGACCTCGCCGGCAATCCGTTGCTACAGAACGATGTCTGGTCGTTCACTACAGCGGCACCCGATACAACGGCCCCATCGGTGTTATGGACATCACCGGAAGACGGAGCCAGTGATATCAGTAATAACTACGTGGTTCAGGTCCGGTTTTCAGAGCCCATGGATCCCGCAAGCATCAATACATCAACTTTTACGATCACCGATGGCATTGCCGACGTGAGTGGGTCGGTAGTGTTAGCCAGTGATGAAATGACTGTGCAGTTTTATAGTGACCAGCCATTTGACTATCTCACCACCTACACCGGAACAATCACGACGGGCGTGCAAAATGCCTCGGGAATCGAGTTGGAACATAATCATACCTGGAGCTTTACGAGCCGGGAATATCAGCCGGACTATTGTTCTTCATATGCCAGCAACTATAGTGATGCATGGGTAGCTGCTGTTCAGGTCGGTTCATATACCCATAGTTCCCCTTCTCAGCCGGGTACTGGCTATTCGAACCACACAGGAACTATTTTTGAGTTGAGCCGGCACTTTTCCAGAGAAATCGACCTGACGCCGGGATATAATCTAAGTCCCTATACTACCTACTGGCGAGTATTTATAGATTGGAATCAGGATGGCAGTTTTACATCCGATGAGATTGTGTTTAGCGACAGTGGCGATGCTTCGGTTACCGGTAGCATAACCACTCCGGATAATGCGTTGGCGGGCAATACCAGGATGCGTGTCTCTATGCAATCCGGTGGATACCCAGGCCCCTGCGGCACTTTGAGTTCAGGGGAGGTAGAAGACTTCCGGATCAATATTCCGGACCCGGTCGCTGACACAACTCCTCCTTCAGTAAACGCCGTTACGCCAACCGATGGGGCAGCCAACATTCCGGTCAATTCATCTATTTCGGTGACGTTTTCCGAGGAAATGGACGTAGACACATTGAGTGTGGGCGCTCTAACGCTCGAGAGTGAGAGCGGCACGGTCGACATGGTAAGCGCCTATGACCCTCAGCTCGACCAAGTGGTTTTCATGCCGGTCTATGACCTTGAATACGGTACAGTGTATACGGCTACGCTTCACAACAGTGTTGCCGATGTTGCAGGGAACGCTATGACGGCTGATTTCAACTGGTCATTCGAAACGGCCGTAGAGCCTATTTCCACTTACGTCGTTTCAGGTGCCGTCTCCGCACAAGGTGTGGGAATTGTCGGTGTAACGGTCAGTGCCAGTGGCGATTCATTACTGTCAACGACAACGGATGCCAATGGTCAATATGCGTTGACAGCATTGCCTCCGGGATCTTATACAATTACTCCCAGCAAGTCCGGTTATAGTTTTTCTCCGGCTAATGTTGGTGTCACAATAACGGATTCGGACATATCTGCTGTCGATTATACGGCGACTGCTTCACCAACTGCGTTCGTTAATGGCGACTTTGAACAAGGAAATTTCAGTGGCTATAACTCTTACACAACTTCGGATGGTGTGTTTAACAAGGGGATCGTATCCTTTGATATCGACCAGGATGGCGCTAACAGCACGACAGCTTATTTTAGTGTTGGAACGGATAGTCTCAATAGTATGGGAACTCAGCAAGGCGGCGGCATCTACCAAAATGTGGGATTAGGTGATGGCGATCTTTACGTAACAATGGATATCGCGGCGTCCGCCAGTAGCAATAACGGCTCGGGTGGGCTGTTTGAGCTTTATTTTGATGGGGAACTGATGGATAGCCATGACTTTGATGGCATTACCTCGGGAATTACAGAGTATGCAACACTATCGTTTGAACTGCCCAATACTAATGCAGGTAATCATGAGATACGCATTCAGGTAACGCGGCCTTATATGCAGACCAATGTCACGAATTATCTGGACAATATTACCTTGACAGGCAGTAGTGTACAGTAA
- a CDS encoding AAA domain-containing protein, translating into MAIPALRRQGTELKLTKRADRRNVFRIERFKNDHGLQVYALENTAEGRKIFVPRFVFGRFRACIRNILNDEISKPSPQPFESSVSFLNRDYYYFRSSASDIENLIIQDIEEREGSSGYITVSRSSLQVLDKLLYNDRLQHPNDVLEEIIAYHKLFQFSFAKGSKSITSDLILRKDVLQSIERYTPSLGQKVVTEELKEQDKEQPKQRPGKAAPKRKAQASLYKPKLGERFNEKDIRVDYEEIFDGSRIALANSSKDPDGESEKSHKGGALLSQFPVPLMATEIKAFDNGKFYFELSPEQASEFRERFISDRAAEFFVGFEIVDALFTYNRSLRTFRFPLYYSKVRIRESGRGVYLESVKDGLFHLNYLALAHLVEKFSEAQAGIDPVDRFFKTLLAQDISVDRLNDRIRVSRYLPVKEAVFDRTREILFGYRDENGKGGIFADLNVKGIECDLQSVYLYRAPRLLNPIDQALDLDLDQINAAAHRSSKRFYSSLLGRFLTPEQASATTGTGDFAAQTWMPGPLPQSTRNLVDKLNHHDVVLLEGPPGTGKTFTIMNLVLHCINSGQRVLVVSDQQAAIEALVEKLEDYLIGDERGSAAERKWKDLLFSAIKVVDKVETGDQSLETLLSGLSRAFKVQEPEPAPAPRGEKLEKEIRQLGARIDKLKRRISATMLDQVGEHVPFDRRVLRKTGSNGDLNSLQEFLTLILDKQGAQRRIIEAFVENRCQLRIGMAECYNFFRIPGRSKGPAADFDAEVQILREDLPILDQLLKAKPKTLEEFEAITRDHPRHEIIRHLHELMQNHLAGRGTGLGRLLEKVRQLFRQPLQKNVSTLRKMVADQIELLEQAQSWSAELLNLLRELHESIRLGEPNRALGLYRSVCGQRRVDIGSTGGASIQGDLEELGDLYRQQDKIVRERLVEKLRGIVSGATTAKRRAGTNRITSIMALVDDLKQFSTLKESGAVFEELRRNLSDTFPVWLVRKQAVSFLLPCAEQSFDLVIVDEATQCRVDDSLSLMFRAKKMLVVGDDKQTVLQKDSVIDDYLFKDHELDEHLRSTQARGFKSGGSHIFALVKAIREASVLLDEHYRCPADIIEFSNRYVYGNELNIMQWRLPEHPPAVAVDYSEQGVKTSKKATSGKFKGIETAMVDRFMDYVVKTVKQIEKSSGKKINMETDVALCYFLLKNEPYVKAIKDTYLCKLKRGEGVLDGAGAALQGKERDYIFYLWDITRYNLGAFKQGDDADKRKGELNVLMSRPKKKAFHFLHRNFEQLEHSRTNITNYLWGSLKQQEEDGTAKNHNTSALQDSLLGALLRLTLGKSSQRSIRETRQNVEDELIDFRNEIRVGDAGRVVDLIAFPRGDASQVIGLVDLSGFGSEAEVGQKVVDYYFQLKRVSPRIEPVFIFPHEAIDENGQTFRSLLHKLESMELREDAETPMLELA; encoded by the coding sequence ATGGCTATACCGGCATTACGCCGCCAAGGCACCGAACTGAAGCTCACCAAACGCGCGGACCGGCGCAATGTGTTCCGCATCGAGCGTTTCAAGAACGACCACGGCCTCCAGGTTTACGCGCTGGAAAACACCGCCGAGGGACGAAAGATCTTTGTCCCGCGCTTTGTATTCGGTCGCTTTCGCGCCTGTATCCGCAATATCCTCAACGACGAGATCAGCAAACCAAGCCCCCAGCCCTTCGAAAGCTCGGTAAGCTTCCTCAATCGCGACTATTACTACTTCAGATCTTCCGCGTCCGACATCGAAAACCTGATCATCCAGGATATCGAGGAGCGGGAGGGGTCCTCCGGCTATATAACCGTCAGCCGCAGCAGTCTCCAGGTACTCGACAAGCTCCTTTACAACGACAGGCTCCAGCATCCCAACGACGTACTGGAGGAGATCATCGCCTACCACAAGCTATTCCAGTTCAGCTTCGCAAAAGGCAGCAAGAGCATTACCAGCGACCTGATTCTTCGCAAGGACGTCCTCCAGTCCATTGAACGCTACACACCCAGCCTCGGGCAGAAGGTTGTGACGGAAGAGCTGAAAGAGCAGGACAAGGAGCAGCCAAAACAGCGGCCCGGGAAAGCCGCACCCAAACGCAAGGCGCAAGCCAGTCTTTACAAACCCAAGCTGGGAGAGCGCTTCAACGAGAAAGACATCAGGGTCGACTACGAGGAAATTTTTGACGGTAGTCGAATCGCGCTTGCCAACAGCTCAAAGGACCCGGATGGGGAGTCGGAAAAAAGCCACAAGGGCGGAGCGCTTCTGTCCCAGTTCCCCGTCCCCCTGATGGCCACCGAAATCAAGGCCTTCGACAATGGCAAATTCTACTTTGAACTGAGCCCGGAACAGGCCAGTGAATTCAGGGAGCGCTTTATCAGTGATCGCGCCGCCGAGTTTTTTGTGGGCTTTGAAATCGTCGACGCGCTCTTCACTTACAACCGCTCCCTCAGGACCTTCCGCTTTCCCCTGTACTACAGCAAGGTTCGCATCCGCGAATCCGGACGCGGTGTCTACCTGGAGTCCGTAAAAGACGGGCTATTCCACCTGAACTACCTCGCCCTGGCCCATCTGGTGGAAAAATTCAGCGAGGCCCAGGCCGGCATCGATCCGGTGGACCGCTTTTTCAAGACCCTGCTGGCCCAGGATATCAGCGTGGACCGCCTCAACGACCGTATCCGGGTCTCCCGCTATCTTCCGGTCAAGGAAGCGGTTTTTGATCGAACCCGGGAAATTCTTTTCGGCTACCGGGACGAAAACGGCAAAGGCGGCATTTTCGCGGACCTGAACGTCAAGGGCATCGAATGCGACCTGCAGAGCGTTTACCTTTACCGTGCGCCCAGGCTGTTGAACCCCATCGACCAGGCATTGGACCTGGATCTCGACCAGATAAACGCCGCGGCACACCGCTCCAGCAAACGCTTCTACAGCTCCCTCCTGGGCCGCTTCCTCACGCCGGAACAGGCATCGGCAACAACCGGCACGGGTGACTTTGCAGCGCAGACCTGGATGCCCGGTCCGCTGCCCCAGAGCACCCGCAACCTGGTGGACAAACTGAACCACCACGACGTGGTGCTTCTCGAAGGGCCGCCCGGAACCGGCAAGACCTTCACCATCATGAATCTGGTGCTGCACTGCATCAACAGCGGGCAGAGAGTCCTTGTGGTCAGTGATCAGCAGGCGGCGATCGAAGCGCTTGTCGAGAAACTGGAAGACTACCTGATCGGCGACGAGCGGGGCAGCGCAGCCGAGCGCAAGTGGAAGGATTTGCTGTTCAGCGCCATCAAGGTGGTGGACAAGGTGGAAACCGGCGATCAAAGCCTGGAAACCCTGCTCAGCGGGTTGTCGCGGGCTTTCAAAGTGCAGGAGCCGGAGCCCGCACCAGCGCCCAGGGGAGAGAAACTGGAAAAAGAAATCCGCCAGCTGGGAGCCAGGATCGACAAGCTGAAAAGGCGCATAAGCGCCACCATGCTCGATCAGGTGGGCGAGCATGTGCCCTTTGATCGGCGTGTACTCAGAAAGACCGGGAGCAACGGCGACCTGAACAGCCTGCAGGAATTTCTGACCCTGATTCTCGACAAGCAGGGCGCGCAGCGAAGGATCATTGAAGCCTTTGTGGAAAATCGCTGCCAACTGCGCATTGGTATGGCCGAGTGTTACAACTTCTTCAGGATTCCGGGCAGGTCCAAGGGCCCGGCTGCCGACTTCGACGCCGAAGTTCAGATACTCAGGGAAGACCTGCCGATCCTCGATCAACTCCTGAAGGCCAAGCCAAAGACCCTGGAGGAATTCGAGGCGATCACCCGGGACCATCCACGCCACGAGATCATCCGCCACCTGCACGAGCTGATGCAGAATCACCTGGCCGGGCGGGGAACCGGGCTGGGCCGCCTGCTCGAAAAAGTCCGCCAGCTCTTCCGGCAGCCGCTGCAAAAGAATGTCAGCACACTGCGCAAAATGGTGGCGGACCAGATCGAACTGCTCGAACAGGCACAAAGCTGGTCCGCGGAACTGCTGAACCTGCTGCGGGAGCTGCACGAGTCCATCCGCCTGGGTGAGCCCAATCGCGCACTGGGCCTTTACCGCAGTGTCTGCGGGCAGCGCCGGGTGGATATCGGCAGCACGGGCGGAGCGTCCATCCAGGGCGACCTGGAGGAACTGGGCGATCTTTACCGGCAGCAGGATAAGATCGTGCGCGAGCGCCTGGTAGAGAAACTGCGCGGCATAGTGTCGGGGGCGACCACCGCAAAGCGGCGCGCGGGCACCAACAGGATCACCAGTATCATGGCCCTGGTGGATGACCTGAAACAGTTCAGCACCCTAAAAGAGAGCGGCGCGGTGTTCGAAGAACTGCGCCGGAACCTGAGCGATACCTTTCCGGTGTGGCTGGTACGCAAGCAGGCGGTATCCTTCCTCCTGCCCTGCGCGGAACAGAGCTTCGACCTGGTGATCGTGGACGAAGCGACCCAATGCCGGGTGGACGACTCCCTCTCCCTGATGTTCCGGGCAAAGAAAATGCTGGTGGTGGGTGACGACAAGCAGACGGTATTGCAGAAAGACTCGGTGATCGACGATTACCTGTTCAAGGATCACGAGCTGGACGAACATCTCCGCTCCACCCAGGCCCGCGGTTTCAAAAGCGGTGGCTCCCATATCTTTGCACTGGTCAAGGCCATCAGGGAAGCCTCGGTGCTACTCGACGAGCATTACCGCTGCCCTGCGGACATCATCGAGTTCTCCAACCGCTACGTGTACGGAAACGAGTTGAACATCATGCAGTGGAGGCTCCCGGAACATCCCCCGGCGGTGGCGGTGGATTACAGCGAGCAGGGAGTGAAAACGTCCAAAAAAGCGACCAGCGGCAAGTTCAAAGGGATCGAGACGGCCATGGTCGACCGCTTTATGGACTATGTGGTGAAGACGGTCAAGCAGATCGAAAAGAGCAGCGGCAAAAAAATCAATATGGAAACGGATGTGGCGCTCTGCTACTTCCTGCTCAAGAACGAGCCCTACGTCAAGGCAATCAAGGACACCTACCTGTGCAAGTTGAAGCGGGGCGAGGGTGTACTGGATGGTGCCGGCGCCGCCTTGCAGGGCAAGGAAAGGGACTATATTTTCTACCTCTGGGACATTACCCGCTACAACCTGGGCGCCTTCAAGCAGGGCGATGATGCGGACAAGCGCAAGGGCGAACTCAACGTACTCATGAGCCGCCCCAAGAAAAAAGCCTTCCATTTCCTGCACCGCAACTTCGAGCAACTGGAGCACAGCCGCACCAATATCACAAACTACCTGTGGGGCAGTCTCAAACAACAGGAGGAAGATGGGACGGCAAAGAACCACAACACCAGTGCACTGCAAGACTCCCTGCTCGGTGCCCTGTTGAGGTTGACCCTGGGAAAATCGAGCCAGCGCAGTATCCGGGAAACACGGCAAAACGTCGAAGATGAGCTGATCGACTTTCGCAATGAAATCCGCGTCGGCGACGCCGGCCGGGTCGTCGACCTGATCGCCTTCCCGCGCGGCGATGCCAGCCAAGTCATCGGCCTGGTGGACCTGAGCGGTTTCGGCAGTGAGGCCGAGGTTGGCCAGAAGGTGGTGGACTACTACTTCCAGCTGAAGCGCGTCTCACCCCGTATCGAGCCGGTGTTTATTTTCCCCCACGAGGCCATCGACGAAAATGGCCAGACTTTCCGTTCCCTGCTGCACAAGCTGGAAAGTATGGAACTGAGGGAGGACGCGGAGACCCCAATGTTGGAGCTTGCCTGA
- a CDS encoding OmpA family protein — MKLEQLTGQDEEGLDSFYISFGDLMVILCVFFVMLLSMSKVDVGSFERLRSVMTGSTDDTLVELAESLRVIVEESPGVPGASVELAKDGVRVNLDTAALFAPGSAVIKNRALDSLEPLLDEIHQTDYQVDIEGHSDDVPYYRVIDGETETNWSLSGKRASSVILHLLSMGFSSQRLRAVGYADTRPVVDVTGKGGAALEEARARNRRVSLLIR; from the coding sequence ATGAAGCTGGAGCAGCTGACCGGGCAGGACGAAGAGGGTCTCGACTCCTTCTACATCAGTTTCGGCGACCTGATGGTTATCCTGTGTGTCTTCTTTGTCATGCTCCTGTCCATGAGCAAGGTGGACGTGGGCTCCTTCGAAAGACTCCGCAGCGTAATGACCGGGAGTACCGACGATACCCTGGTGGAACTGGCCGAATCGCTGCGGGTCATCGTTGAGGAATCCCCCGGCGTCCCCGGTGCTTCCGTCGAGCTGGCGAAAGACGGTGTCAGGGTGAACCTGGATACCGCCGCCCTGTTCGCGCCGGGCAGTGCCGTGATCAAAAATCGCGCCCTGGATTCCCTGGAGCCCCTGTTGGACGAGATTCATCAGACCGACTACCAGGTGGACATCGAGGGGCACAGCGACGACGTGCCCTACTACCGGGTAATTGACGGAGAAACGGAGACCAACTGGAGCCTCAGTGGCAAACGGGCGAGCAGCGTGATTCTTCACCTTCTTTCCATGGGCTTTTCGTCCCAGCGTCTGCGCGCGGTGGGCTATGCGGATACGCGGCCGGTGGTGGATGTGACAGGTAAAGGCGGTGCGGCACTGGAAGAGGCGCGGGCGCGAAATCGCAGGGTATCCCTGTTAATTCGCTAA